In Nitrospirae bacterium YQR-1, the genomic stretch TGCCGCCTGAATGGCCCTTATTGCAGATTCCCTTCCTGCCCCGGGCCCCTTTATAAAGACGTCAATCTGTTTCATTCCCATCTCTATCGCCTTCTTTGCCGCCGTCTCCGCAGCTATCTGGGCTGCATAGGGTGTTCCCTTTCTTGAGCCCTTAAATCCCAAACTACCGGCTGATGACCACACCAACACGTTGCCCGCCGTATCACTTATCGTCACAAGGGTGTTGTTGAATGTTGTCTGTACGTGTGCTACCCCGCTGGCTACACGCTTCTTTTCTTTCTTTGGCCCCTTACGCTTTCTCGGCGGCATTATTTACCTCCCTTTTTCTTGATCGCTGATTTAGTAGGACCCCTTCTTGTTCTTGCATTCGTTTTCGTTCTCTGGCCTCTGACCGGTAAACCCAGCTTATGTCTTAAACCTCTGTAACAGCCTATATCCATCAGTCTCTTGATGCTCATAGAGACCTCTTTCTTTAAATCTCCCTCTACCTTGTAATCCCTGTCTATCACTGCTCGAAGCTTTGCCACATCATCAGGGCTCAGGTTATTTACCCTTGTATCAGGATTTACTCCCGACTCTTTAAGGATTTTTCTGGAAGTAGGCCTCCCTATTCCAAAGATTCTTGTTAAACCAATTTCCACCCGTTCTTTTCTGGGTAAATCCACTCCTGCTATTCTTGCCATCTTATTCCCTCACATTTAACCTTGCCGCTGTTTGTGCTTTGGTATCTCACATATTACACGCAACACACCTTTTCTCTTTATTAACTTACACTTTGAGCATATCGGCTTTACTGATGCTCTGACCTTCATCTATTCCTCCTTAAAAGCGTCCTCTCCGGTTCAACATTTAACTACGTGCCAAAGTGACTGCATTATTTATACCTGTACGTTATCCTGCCCTTTGTCAGATCATAGGGCGACAATTCCACTAAAACCTTATCCCCCGGTAGTATCTTTATGTAGTGAATTCTCATTTTGCCGGAAACATATGCTGTCACCGTCTGCTTATTTTCCAGCTCCACCTTAAACACAGCATTGGGCAACGCTTCCTGTATCGTACCCTGCACCTCTATGCTATCCTCTCTGGTAGAGTCCTTCACCTCATCCGTCACTTTTTTGTGCTTGTCACTTCTTGATTTCTTATAATATTTCAATTTTTCCACGCCGTCAACACTTCAGGCTCCCCCTCGGTAACTAATACCGTATGTTCAAAATGAGCAGATAGCGTCCCGTCCTCTGTAATAGCCGTCCACCCATCATCAAGAATCCTCACTTCATGGCCACCGATATTAACCATAGGCTCTATAGCCAAAACCATGCCCCTTTTTAACCTGGGCCCCTTATTCGGAGCACCATAATTAGGGATCTGAGGCTCTTCATGAAGCTCCCTTCCTACTCCATGGCCTACAAAGGCCTTCACCACTGAGTACCCGTTACTCTCAACATAACTCTGAATCGCATGAGATATATCTGACACCCTTTTAGTCGTTTTTACCTCTTTTATCCCTTTATACAGAGCCTCCTCTGTCACTGTAAGCAATCTCTTAGCCTCCTGCTTTATCTTTCCAACTGCATAGGTCTTTGCCGCATCACCTATGAATCCCTTATGAATCACCCCTATGTCCACGCTGACTATATCGCCCTCTTTTAGCACTCTTTTAGCAGATGGAATACCGTGGACCACCTCATTATTGATTGAGACGCACAGGCTCGAGGGATACCCGCGATAGCCCTTAAATGCAGGTGTCCCACCGCTTTGCTTGATCAAGCTCTCGGAAAACAATTCCAAATCTTTTGTAGTTATGCCGGGTTTTATAAAATCTCCTAATTTAGCCAATATCTCAGCCACTATTTTTGATGCTTTTGATATTTTTCTGATTTCATCCTCTGACTTTATTATAATCACTTACGCCTTGTTTTAGCTACCCTCGTCTTCCCTTCAGCCTGCCCTTTTTAAGAAGGCCGTCATATGATCTGGTCAGAAGGTGTGATTCTATCTGCGATACCGTATCGAGAGCAACTCCAATCACTATAAGAAGCGACGTCCCACCGAAATAAAACGGTACATTAAACTTACTTATTAAAATGCTCGGAAGCACACACACCACGGAGAGATAAATAGCACCCACAAAGGTCAGACGTGAAAGCACCCTGAAGATATACTCCGAGGTGTTTTTGCCGGGCCTTATTCCGGGTATATAGCCGCCATACTTTTTTAAATTATCCGCTATGTCAACCGGATTAAACACTATTGCCGTGTAAAAGTAGCAGAAAAACACTATCATCATCACATATAATAAGTCGTGAAGGGCAGAGCCCGGGGCCAACTGTTTGGCAAATGCTTGAACCCAAGGTATTGCAATAAACCCTGCTATCGTTGCCGGAAACATTATTATAGAAGAGGCGAAGATAGGCGGGATTACCCCCGATGTATTGATTTTAAGCGGTAAATGTGTACTTTGCCCACCATAGACCTTCCTTCCCACAACACGCTTGGCGTACTGCACCGGCAGCTTTCTCTGCCCTCTTTCCATATAAATTATGCCTGCTATTACGGCTATCATCATGATAATCACAATAATTACCAGAATAATTGATAATTCACCGGCCTTTATAAGCCTAGCCGTAGTTATCATCGCATTAGGGAGAGTTGCAACAATACCGGCAAAGATTATTAAGGATATACCGTTACCAATGCCTCTTTCGGTTACCTGCTCACCAAGCCACATAATAAAGGCGGTCCCTGCAGTTAGCGTTAACATTGTTAAAATCCTGAAACCCCATCCCGGATGCTGTATAAACTGCCCGTTAGCCATAGTTTCAAGCCCTACCGCTATGCCAAATGATTGTATAAGGCTGATTACAATAGTGCCGTAGCGGGTATATTGAGTGATTTTCTTCCGCCCTTCCTCACCTTCTTTTGCGAGCTTTGCTACAGCCGGGATTACCACGGTAAGCAGTTGAAATATAATGGATGCGCTAATGTATGGCATTATGCCTAAAGCAAAAATTGTCACCCTTGAGAGGGCCCCACCGGAGAACATATCAAAAAAACCCATAAGAGCACCACCCCTGTCGGTGAGAAACTTGCTTAATTGCTCTCCATTTATACCGGGTGTGGGCACATGTGCACCGATTCTGTAAACTATAAGAAGAGCAAACGTGAAGAAAATACGCTTTTTTAACTCCTCTATCCTAAATACATTTCTAAAACTGGAAAGTGCTCCCAATACCTCTACCTCTGCCGGACTACAACACTACGGCCTGTCCGCCGGCTTGTGCTATTTTTTCTTGTGCCGATTTGCTGAAAACGTTTGCCACAACCTTCACAGGACGTGTCAACTCACCTCTGCCTAATACCTTCAATCCACTGTGGAATTTCTTAATAATTCCCATTTCAAAAAGAGCCTCCGGTGTTATCTCATTAAGCTCCTCAAGTGCATTGATATCGTCTACGTTAATAATCCCGTATTGCGTCTTAAACGGGATGTTTTTAAAACCCCTCTTGGGAAGGCGTCTCTGAAGCGGCATCTGACCGCCTTCAAAACCGAACCTTTTACCTGCCCCTGCACGTGCCTTCTGTCCCTTATGGCCCTTACCTGAGGTCTTGCCGCGCCCCGAGCCAGTACCTCTGCCTACCCGCTTTACGTCCTTTGTGCTGCCCTCAGCCGGCTTTAACTCATTTATGTTCACTCTATAGCCTCCAATTGCCTCATTATTGCAATCTTCTGAAATTGCCGCTAACTTTCTGTTTTTCCCTGCACATCTTCTACTATTAACAAATGTGAAACCTTGTGAATCATCCCTCTGACGGCAGGGATATTCTCTTTATGTACCACCATGCCGGGTTTTCTCAATCCAAGCGCTGTAAGAGTTCTCCTCATTTGCTCAGTCAATCCTGCATAGCCCCTTTTTAGCGTTATCCTGTACATCACTTACCTGCCTCTTTGTTGTGAAGATTTTCGTCTGTGCGGCCCCGAAGTTTCAACACAACATCGGTTTCCTTGAGTTTTGTTAAACCATCCACCGTTGCCCTGACTGCATTAAAGGCATTGGTGCTGCCCACAGACTTTGCTACAACATTGTTTACGCCGGCAACCTCTAAAACCGCCCTCACAGGACCTCCTGCTATCAAGCCTGTTCCCTCTCTGCCCGGATTTAACACCACCATCCCTGAACCGCAATAACCAATTATCCTGTGTGGTATTGTGCCGTCTTTTACCGGAAACTTCAAAAGACCCTTTTTCGCCTTCTCCACAGCCTTGCGTATCGCCTCTGGTACTTCATTTGCTTTACCCTTGCCGACACCTATTATTCCGTTTCCGTCACCTACTACAACTAGGGCACTAAAGGAAAACCTGCGTCCACCTTTAACAACTTTTGCAACCCTGTTTATAAAGACCACCTTCTCCTGAAGGTCCAACTCCTCGTGCTCTATTCTACTCACTATGCCTCCGTTTCAATGTTGGATTAAAACTCAAGGCCTGCCTCTCTTGCCGCCTGGGCCACAGCTGCAACCCTGCCATGATACTTAAATCCACCTTTATCAAATACCACCTTCAGAATTCCTCTGTCCTTTGCACGTTTGGCTATCATATCCCCTATCAGCCTGGCCGATTTAACATTACCCTTGTGGCTCTGTAACTGCCGCATTTCCTTTTCCACTGTAGAGGCACTTACCAGCGTATGCCCCGTTGTGTCATCTATGACCTGAGCATACATGTGGTTTAAACTTTTATAGACAGTCAGCCTGGGCCTCTGTTGAGTTCCAACAACCTTCTTTCTTACTCTTAAATGCCTTCTTTCCCTTAATTCAATCTTATCTCTCTTCAACTTGCCTAAGCCTCCTTAAAGCCCTACTTCGTGCCTGTCTTGCCGGGCTTTAACTTTATAACCTCTTCAGCATACCTTATGCCCTTACCCTTATAAGCATCCGGCACCCTGATACTGCGAATATCAGCTGCAAACTGCCCCAGCAATTCCTTATCTATTCCGTTAAGACTAAGCTTTGTCTGTTTTTTGTCAACCTCGGCACTTATCCCGGCAGGTAACACCATCTCAACCGGATGCGAGTACCCTACTGTAAACTCTATCCTGTCTCCCTTAACCAGTGCCCTATAGCCAACCCCTACAAGCTCCATGCTTCTGGTAAAACCCGCTGAAACCCCTGTGCACATGTTACTTATAATGGTGCGTGTGAGACCGTGAAGCGACCTGTGCTCTTTCTTATCGCTTTCCCTCTGCACTGTCAGGGTGCTGCCTGTGAGCATCAACGTAACGCCGTCAGGCTTTTTCCAGTTCAGCTTCCCTTTAGGCCCGGTTACAAGCACATCAGAGCCGTTTATACTTACCGCCACTCCTGCCGGTATGTCTATCGGTTTCTTTCCTACTCTTGACATCTTTCCTGCTCTCCCTGTCGCTCACAAGGGGGCTGCAATATCGCCCCGGTAATTACCAGATATGGGCTATTACCTCTCCGCCCACTTTATCCTGTCTGCATGTGTTATCCGTCACAATTCCCTTAGGCGTGCTTAGAATTGCCATCCCCACGCCACCCATTACACTTTCCACG encodes the following:
- the rpsK gene encoding 30S ribosomal protein S11 is translated as MPPRKRKGPKKEKKRVASGVAHVQTTFNNTLVTISDTAGNVLVWSSAGSLGFKGSRKGTPYAAQIAAETAAKKAIEMGMKQIDVFIKGPGAGRESAIRAIQAAGIDVNLIKDVTPVPHNGCKPPKRRRV
- the rpsM gene encoding 30S ribosomal protein S13, translating into MARIAGVDLPRKERVEIGLTRIFGIGRPTSRKILKESGVNPDTRVNNLSPDDVAKLRAVIDRDYKVEGDLKKEVSMSIKRLMDIGCYRGLRHKLGLPVRGQRTKTNARTRRGPTKSAIKKKGGK
- the rpmJ gene encoding 50S ribosomal protein L36, with the protein product MKVRASVKPICSKCKLIKRKGVLRVICEIPKHKQRQG
- the infA gene encoding translation initiation factor IF-1, translated to MKDSTREDSIEVQGTIQEALPNAVFKVELENKQTVTAYVSGKMRIHYIKILPGDKVLVELSPYDLTKGRITYRYK
- the map gene encoding type I methionyl aminopeptidase, yielding MIIIKSEDEIRKISKASKIVAEILAKLGDFIKPGITTKDLELFSESLIKQSGGTPAFKGYRGYPSSLCVSINNEVVHGIPSAKRVLKEGDIVSVDIGVIHKGFIGDAAKTYAVGKIKQEAKRLLTVTEEALYKGIKEVKTTKRVSDISHAIQSYVESNGYSVVKAFVGHGVGRELHEEPQIPNYGAPNKGPRLKRGMVLAIEPMVNIGGHEVRILDDGWTAITEDGTLSAHFEHTVLVTEGEPEVLTAWKN
- the secY gene encoding preprotein translocase subunit SecY, with the protein product MGALSSFRNVFRIEELKKRIFFTFALLIVYRIGAHVPTPGINGEQLSKFLTDRGGALMGFFDMFSGGALSRVTIFALGIMPYISASIIFQLLTVVIPAVAKLAKEGEEGRKKITQYTRYGTIVISLIQSFGIAVGLETMANGQFIQHPGWGFRILTMLTLTAGTAFIMWLGEQVTERGIGNGISLIIFAGIVATLPNAMITTARLIKAGELSIILVIIVIIMMIAVIAGIIYMERGQRKLPVQYAKRVVGRKVYGGQSTHLPLKINTSGVIPPIFASSIIMFPATIAGFIAIPWVQAFAKQLAPGSALHDLLYVMMIVFFCYFYTAIVFNPVDIADNLKKYGGYIPGIRPGKNTSEYIFRVLSRLTFVGAIYLSVVCVLPSILISKFNVPFYFGGTSLLIVIGVALDTVSQIESHLLTRSYDGLLKKGRLKGRRG
- the rplO gene encoding 50S ribosomal protein L15: MNINELKPAEGSTKDVKRVGRGTGSGRGKTSGKGHKGQKARAGAGKRFGFEGGQMPLQRRLPKRGFKNIPFKTQYGIINVDDINALEELNEITPEALFEMGIIKKFHSGLKVLGRGELTRPVKVVANVFSKSAQEKIAQAGGQAVVL
- the rpmD gene encoding 50S ribosomal protein L30, whose amino-acid sequence is MYRITLKRGYAGLTEQMRRTLTALGLRKPGMVVHKENIPAVRGMIHKVSHLLIVEDVQGKTES
- the rpsE gene encoding 30S ribosomal protein S5, translating into MVSRIEHEELDLQEKVVFINRVAKVVKGGRRFSFSALVVVGDGNGIIGVGKGKANEVPEAIRKAVEKAKKGLLKFPVKDGTIPHRIIGYCGSGMVVLNPGREGTGLIAGGPVRAVLEVAGVNNVVAKSVGSTNAFNAVRATVDGLTKLKETDVVLKLRGRTDENLHNKEAGK
- the rplR gene encoding 50S ribosomal protein L18 → MKRDKIELRERRHLRVRKKVVGTQQRPRLTVYKSLNHMYAQVIDDTTGHTLVSASTVEKEMRQLQSHKGNVKSARLIGDMIAKRAKDRGILKVVFDKGGFKYHGRVAAVAQAAREAGLEF
- the rplF gene encoding 50S ribosomal protein L6 encodes the protein MSRVGKKPIDIPAGVAVSINGSDVLVTGPKGKLNWKKPDGVTLMLTGSTLTVQRESDKKEHRSLHGLTRTIISNMCTGVSAGFTRSMELVGVGYRALVKGDRIEFTVGYSHPVEMVLPAGISAEVDKKQTKLSLNGIDKELLGQFAADIRSIRVPDAYKGKGIRYAEEVIKLKPGKTGTK